The Pseudomonas graminis region AGCCATCGAGGGTGCGGCTATATATAAGGCTGGATTTCACCTTGCTGGTGATCCATGCATCGCTGAATTCCTCGCGAACGGCATTGGCCTGAAGTTCGCTCTGCTCTTTGATGGCCTGTGTATCGCGCGCACTGACGCTGATGAGGTTGTTCACCTCCGTTACGCCGTCCGTATTGGTGGCCAGGCTTCCGGCCAGCTGCTTGGCATCTGCGTCTTTCGCCTGCCCTTTGAGGGTGACGACACCCTGAGCGGCGCTGACATCGATGTTCAATGCCTCGGTCACGCTGTTCCACAGCAGCTTGGATTTAATGGTTGCGGTCAGCGTCGCATCATCGAAACGCTGGGCCATAGTGGCTTTAGTGCCCGGATCGGCAGCGACCTGCGGGTCAATCTCAAGCCGGTTGTCGACCTTGTTGATCCCCTGTATGTCGCCCGCTATCTGCGACGCCAGATCCTTGTCGACCTGGTTCTCGACCTTGCCCTTGAGGATGGCAGTGCCTTGTTCCACGTCCACGCTGATCTTGAAGGGACTCAAATGCCGATTCAGGGCAAAGGCGGTCCAGATCGACCCCTCCTGGCGCGCTTCGGCCAGTTGGGTCGGCAGATCGGCGGCGGCGGCCTGGGCGATGACGGGGGTCAGTCCAAGCAGGCTGGCGGTGGTCATGGCCAGGGCGATCTTCTTCAACGGGGGCATGGGAATCTCCAGACAATTGCAAAAGGTACCTCTGGACAGACTGGTCTTTGGCCCAGATGTTCGGCGCGGCCTGATTTTGCGCGCGCGAGGATTCGAGCCGACGGATAGGCAAGTGAGCTGCCACGGATCAGCACACGACGGCTTTTTCAGAAGATCGCTACCATGCAGCGCAAAGAATCAATCAGAATGAACCATGCAACTTGCCCGATGTTTCCGGGACTAACACAGACTATTCATTGAGGAGCGTAGGAAAAATGGAAGCAGCCGCTGAGAATCAGGGCCGTATTCTGCTCGTGGATGATGAATCCGCCATCCTTCGCACCTTCCGCTACTGCCTGGAAGATGAAGGCTACAGCGTAGCCACCGCCAACAGCGCAGCGCAGGCAGAGGCGCTGTTGCAGCGTCAGGTATTCGACGTGTGTTTCCTGGATTTGCGTCTGGGTGAGGACAACGGGCTGGATGTTCTGGCGCAAATGCGCGTGCAGGCGCCGTGGATGCGAGTGGTAATTGTGACTGCGCACTCGGCGGTCGACACCGCAGTGGACGCGATTCAGGCCGGCGCTGCCGACTACCTGGTCAAGCCCTGTAGCCCGGATCAACTGCGCCTCGCCACCGCCAAGCAGCTCGAAGTCCGCCAATTGTCGGCGCGACTCGAAGCCCTCGAAGGCGAAGTACGCAAACCAAAAGACGGCCTGGATTCCCACAGCCCGTCGATGATGGCGATCCTGGAAACAGCCCGCCAGGTTGCCAACACCGACGCGAACATCCTTATCCTCGGCGAATCCGGTACGGGTAAAGGTGAATTGGCGCGAGCGATTCACGGCTGGAGCAAGCGCGCCAAGAAGGCCTGCGTGACCATCAACTGCCCGTCGCTCACTGCCGAGCTGATGGAAAGCGAATTGTTCGGCCATAGCCGTGGCGCCTTCACCGGCGCCAGCGAAAGCACGCTGGGGCGAGTGAATCAAGCGGACGGCGGTACATTGTTCCTTGATGAAATCGGCGACTTCCCGCTCACGCTGCAGCCAAAACTGCTGCGCTTCATCCAGGACAAGGAATACGAACGCGTCGGTGACCCGGTCACCCGTCGCGCCGACGTGCGCATTTTGGCGGCGACCAACCTGAACCTCGAAGACATGGTCCGCGAAGGACGGTTCCGCGAGGACCTGTTGTATCGCCTGAACGTCATCACCCTGAACCTGCCGCCTCTACGGGAAAGGAGCGAAGACATCCTGACGCTAGCGGACCGCTTTCTGGCC contains the following coding sequences:
- a CDS encoding BON domain-containing protein; this translates as MPPLKKIALAMTTASLLGLTPVIAQAAAADLPTQLAEARQEGSIWTAFALNRHLSPFKISVDVEQGTAILKGKVENQVDKDLASQIAGDIQGINKVDNRLEIDPQVAADPGTKATMAQRFDDATLTATIKSKLLWNSVTEALNIDVSAAQGVVTLKGQAKDADAKQLAGSLATNTDGVTEVNNLISVSARDTQAIKEQSELQANAVREEFSDAWITSKVKSSLIYSRTLDGLNIKVDTKNGVVTLDGVVANYAEKELAVEIARNIRGVKGVDADTLRVTARSAG
- the algB gene encoding sigma-54-dependent response regulator transcription factor AlgB; this encodes MEAAAENQGRILLVDDESAILRTFRYCLEDEGYSVATANSAAQAEALLQRQVFDVCFLDLRLGEDNGLDVLAQMRVQAPWMRVVIVTAHSAVDTAVDAIQAGAADYLVKPCSPDQLRLATAKQLEVRQLSARLEALEGEVRKPKDGLDSHSPSMMAILETARQVANTDANILILGESGTGKGELARAIHGWSKRAKKACVTINCPSLTAELMESELFGHSRGAFTGASESTLGRVNQADGGTLFLDEIGDFPLTLQPKLLRFIQDKEYERVGDPVTRRADVRILAATNLNLEDMVREGRFREDLLYRLNVITLNLPPLRERSEDILTLADRFLARFVKEYSRPARGFSEQARSALLNYRWPGNIRELRNVIERASIICPQEKVEITHLGMAEQPVNNAPRVGAALSLDELEKAHIGAVLATSDTLDQAARTLGIDASTLYRKRKQYNL